Proteins encoded in a region of the Streptomyces sp. NBC_01471 genome:
- a CDS encoding DUF3263 domain-containing protein, protein MTGVTGDEAHGPALPERDRAVLALERRSWPGTGAKERAIREQLGISPVRYYQLLNALLDDRAALAHDPVTVNRLRRVRAARRERR, encoded by the coding sequence ATGACTGGCGTGACTGGCGACGAGGCGCACGGCCCCGCGCTCCCCGAGCGCGACCGCGCCGTACTCGCACTGGAGCGCCGCTCCTGGCCGGGCACCGGCGCCAAGGAGCGGGCCATCAGGGAGCAGCTCGGCATCTCACCGGTCCGCTACTACCAGCTCCTCAACGCCCTGCTGGACGACCGGGCCGCCCTGGCCCACGACCCCGTGACGGTCAACCGGCTGCGCCGGGTCCGGGCGGCCCGCCGCGAACGCCGCTGA
- the otsB gene encoding trehalose-phosphatase: MGRSPNTLPTPVTAAGREGLAAFLAAPRKAVVALDFDGTLADIVPDPEQARAHPGAVPALVALAPHIASVAVVTGRPAAVAVRYGGFAGVPGLEHLVVLGHYGAERWDAATGTVDAPAPHPGVAAARAELPALLDAESAGRGTWIEDKGRAFAVHTRRAADPQAAFEALRAPLAGLAARHGLIVEPGRMVLELRPPGVDKGVALTAYLRETGAGSVLYAGDDLGDLPAYDAVDELRAHGVPGLLVCSGGDEVPELAARADLVVPGPGAVTGLLAALADAVTA; this comes from the coding sequence ATGGGCCGCTCACCGAACACCCTGCCGACTCCCGTCACCGCCGCCGGCCGTGAAGGCCTCGCCGCCTTCCTGGCCGCGCCCCGGAAAGCCGTCGTGGCCCTCGACTTCGACGGCACGCTCGCCGACATCGTCCCCGACCCGGAACAGGCCCGCGCCCACCCGGGCGCCGTCCCCGCCCTCGTCGCGCTCGCGCCGCACATCGCCTCCGTCGCGGTCGTCACCGGACGCCCGGCCGCGGTGGCCGTACGGTACGGCGGGTTCGCCGGCGTCCCCGGCCTGGAGCACCTGGTCGTGCTCGGCCACTACGGCGCGGAGCGCTGGGACGCCGCCACCGGTACGGTCGACGCCCCCGCCCCGCACCCCGGCGTCGCGGCCGCCCGTGCCGAACTCCCCGCGCTGCTGGACGCGGAGAGCGCCGGACGCGGCACCTGGATCGAGGACAAGGGCCGGGCCTTCGCTGTCCACACCCGCCGCGCCGCCGACCCTCAAGCCGCCTTCGAGGCCCTGCGCGCCCCGCTGGCCGGGCTCGCGGCGCGGCACGGTCTGATCGTGGAGCCGGGCCGGATGGTCCTGGAGCTGCGCCCGCCGGGCGTCGACAAGGGCGTGGCACTGACCGCGTACCTACGCGAGACCGGCGCCGGGTCCGTCCTCTACGCCGGGGACGACCTCGGGGATCTGCCCGCCTACGACGCCGTCGACGAACTGCGCGCCCACGGGGTGCCCGGCCTGCTGGTGTGCAGCGGCGGCGACGAGGTGCCCGAACTGGCCGCGCGGGCCGACCTGGTGGTGCCGGGGCCGGGCGCGGTGACCGGCCTGCTCGCGGCCCTCGCCGACGCCGTCACGGCGTAA
- a CDS encoding trehalose-6-phosphate synthase, producing MASPHAARVLVASNRGPVSYTLRDDGELTSKRGGGGLVSGLSAIEGNAESLWVCAALGDGDRAAVRRGVSADGVRMLDIDPEVHADAYNGIANSVLWFVHHMLYQTPLEPVFDAEFRRRWDAFRTYNRAFAEALAAEAAEGAAVLVQDYHLSLVPGMLRELRPDLRIAHFSHTPWAPPEYFRLLPDDVGAELLRGILGADRAGFLTRRWADAFVACCTEVLGGTGDTGIAVHGLGADADFLRKRSHEPDVDERMAALRERIGGGTGEGPDGRRKTIVRVDRTELSKNIVRGLLAYRELLDTRPEWHGRVVHMAFAYPSRQDLAVYRDYMTEVRRVADEINSRYATADWTPVVLYLKDDFARSLGAYRLADVALVNPIRDGMNLVAKEVPVVTDHGCALVLSREAGAYEELGRDAITVNPYDVSATAAALHEALTMPDGERAERTGRLAAAATALPPQQWFLDQLNALGPAAPTG from the coding sequence ATGGCCTCTCCGCACGCCGCCCGCGTCCTCGTCGCCTCCAACCGGGGCCCCGTCTCGTACACCCTCCGCGACGACGGGGAGCTCACGTCGAAGCGCGGCGGGGGCGGTCTCGTCTCGGGGCTCTCCGCCATCGAGGGCAACGCCGAATCGCTCTGGGTCTGCGCCGCACTCGGCGACGGCGACCGGGCCGCCGTGCGGCGCGGGGTCTCCGCGGACGGGGTACGGATGCTCGACATCGACCCCGAGGTGCACGCCGACGCGTACAACGGCATCGCCAACTCCGTGCTGTGGTTCGTCCACCACATGCTCTACCAGACCCCGCTGGAGCCGGTCTTCGACGCGGAGTTCCGGCGCCGCTGGGACGCGTTCCGTACGTACAACCGGGCCTTCGCCGAGGCGCTGGCCGCCGAGGCCGCCGAGGGCGCGGCCGTGCTGGTGCAGGACTACCACCTGTCGCTGGTGCCGGGGATGCTGCGCGAACTCCGCCCCGACCTGCGGATCGCGCACTTCTCGCACACCCCGTGGGCGCCCCCCGAGTACTTCCGGCTGCTCCCCGACGACGTCGGCGCGGAGCTGCTGCGCGGCATCCTGGGCGCCGACCGGGCCGGATTCCTGACCCGTCGCTGGGCCGACGCCTTCGTCGCCTGCTGTACGGAGGTGCTCGGCGGTACCGGGGACACCGGGATCGCGGTCCACGGCCTCGGCGCCGACGCGGACTTCCTGCGCAAGCGGTCCCACGAGCCCGATGTGGACGAGCGGATGGCGGCGCTGCGCGAGCGGATCGGCGGCGGCACCGGTGAGGGGCCCGACGGCCGCCGGAAGACGATCGTCCGGGTGGACAGGACCGAGCTGTCCAAGAACATCGTGCGCGGGCTGCTCGCCTACCGGGAGCTGCTCGACACCCGCCCCGAGTGGCACGGCCGGGTGGTGCACATGGCGTTCGCGTACCCCTCGCGGCAGGACCTCGCGGTCTACCGCGACTACATGACCGAGGTGCGGCGCGTCGCCGACGAGATCAACTCCCGTTACGCCACGGCGGACTGGACCCCGGTCGTGCTCTACCTCAAGGACGACTTCGCCCGCTCGCTGGGCGCCTACCGGCTCGCGGACGTCGCCCTGGTCAACCCGATCCGCGACGGTATGAACCTGGTCGCCAAGGAGGTTCCGGTGGTGACCGACCACGGGTGCGCGCTGGTGCTCTCGCGGGAGGCCGGGGCGTACGAGGAACTGGGGCGCGACGCGATCACCGTGAACCCGTACGACGTGAGCGCCACCGCGGCAGCCCTGCACGAGGCGCTCACCATGCCGGACGGCGAGCGCGCCGAACGCACCGGACGGCTGGCCGCTGCGGCGACCGCGCTGCCGCCGCAGCAGTGGTTCCTGGACCAGCTGAACGCGCTGGGCCCGGCCGCGCCGACGGGATGA
- a CDS encoding APC family permease: MTHTPETTVAATPGKPEAASPAVTAGEAPTLTRSIGVVGGTLLTLSCLTPASSLFVIVPDSFATLGTGTALTIAIAGLLCIGVAFTYSELGTLIPSSGGEYAMVGTLMGRLAGWLVFVLSLIVVMIVPPIIALGTADYLAPIVHLNPQYTAAGVMLLATAMGLLDLRANAWITGIFLVLEVVACAVVAFLGFTHTSRSASVLVHPVMDAGHGQSSAVTAGLIVTGLATALFILQGFSTAVYLAEEMDNPRRNVSRTVLWTLAIGAAVVLIPVVAITLGAPDLKTLATGDVAGMVQTWSNSGIGTFVSLCIALAIINAAIVMVIQNSRVVYSSARDAAWPSAANRVLSHIGRRYGSPWAATLAVGVPGAVLCFVNLDTLSDVTGVAVAAMYVFVALGALVSRRGEHKHRLAWRMPLWPAIPALLVVVLAWVLYQQSAKSLVITGIIVAAAALYWALYLRPRQATHWVISVPEDEHAPAADEAPAPH, encoded by the coding sequence ATGACCCATACGCCCGAGACGACCGTTGCCGCGACCCCCGGGAAGCCGGAAGCCGCCTCGCCCGCCGTGACGGCGGGGGAAGCGCCCACGCTCACCCGGTCGATCGGCGTGGTCGGCGGCACGCTGCTCACGCTGTCCTGTCTGACCCCGGCCTCGTCGCTCTTCGTGATCGTGCCGGACTCCTTCGCCACCCTGGGCACCGGAACGGCCCTCACCATCGCCATCGCGGGTCTGCTCTGCATAGGCGTCGCGTTCACCTACTCCGAGCTGGGCACGCTCATACCGAGCTCCGGTGGCGAGTACGCCATGGTCGGCACCCTCATGGGCCGGCTCGCCGGATGGCTGGTCTTCGTCCTCTCGCTGATCGTCGTCATGATCGTGCCGCCCATCATCGCCCTGGGCACCGCCGACTATCTGGCGCCGATCGTGCATCTGAACCCCCAGTACACGGCGGCCGGCGTGATGCTGCTGGCCACCGCGATGGGCCTGCTCGACCTGCGCGCCAACGCCTGGATCACCGGCATCTTCCTGGTGCTGGAAGTCGTGGCCTGCGCGGTCGTCGCCTTCCTCGGCTTCACCCACACGAGCCGGTCCGCCTCGGTGCTCGTCCACCCCGTGATGGACGCCGGGCACGGGCAGAGTTCGGCCGTCACCGCCGGTCTGATCGTCACCGGACTCGCCACCGCCCTCTTCATCCTTCAGGGCTTCTCGACCGCCGTGTATCTGGCCGAGGAGATGGACAACCCGCGCCGCAACGTCTCCCGCACCGTGCTGTGGACACTCGCCATCGGCGCGGCCGTCGTGCTGATCCCGGTCGTCGCGATCACGCTCGGCGCCCCGGACCTGAAGACGCTCGCCACCGGTGATGTCGCGGGCATGGTGCAGACCTGGAGCAACTCCGGCATCGGCACCTTCGTCAGCCTCTGCATCGCACTGGCGATCATCAACGCGGCGATCGTGATGGTGATCCAGAACTCCCGCGTGGTCTACTCGTCGGCCCGCGACGCCGCCTGGCCGAGCGCCGCCAACCGCGTCCTCTCCCACATCGGCAGGCGCTACGGCTCCCCCTGGGCGGCGACCCTGGCCGTCGGCGTCCCCGGCGCGGTGCTGTGCTTCGTCAATCTGGACACGCTGAGCGATGTCACCGGGGTCGCGGTGGCCGCGATGTACGTCTTCGTCGCACTGGGCGCCCTGGTGTCCCGCCGCGGCGAGCACAAGCACCGGCTGGCCTGGCGCATGCCGCTGTGGCCGGCGATCCCCGCCCTGCTGGTCGTCGTGCTGGCCTGGGTGCTGTACCAGCAGAGCGCCAAGAGCCTGGTCATCACCGGGATCATCGTCGCCGCCGCCGCGCTGTACTGGGCGCTGTACCTCCGGCCCCGGCAGGCCACGCACTGGGTGATCTCCGTCCCCGAGGACGAGCACGCCCCGGCGGCGGACGAGGCCCCCGCGCCGCACTGA
- a CDS encoding glucosyl-3-phosphoglycerate synthase: protein MLEEVDRWLTRRSWSAADRPLDRLTAAKRGTTVSVVLPALNEEATVGAIVATIRRELMDTLPVPLVDELVVVDSGSTDRTAEAAAAAGARVVHRDEILPRIPAVPGKGEVLWRSLLVTGGDIVCFVDADLREFSADFVSGIVGPLLTDPDVQFVKAMYDRPLGEAAGQGGRVTELVARPLLNLHWPQLAGFVQPLGGEYAVRRSLLERLPFPVGYGVELGLLVDALHTVGLDALAQVDVGSRKHRHQDGLALGRMAAAIYRTAQLRLSRGQLVRPALTQFERGAEGLGFVPRTYAVDTEERPPMRDVGEYTDRRAA, encoded by the coding sequence GTGCTGGAAGAGGTGGACCGCTGGCTGACCAGGCGTTCCTGGTCGGCCGCCGACCGTCCGCTGGACCGGCTGACCGCCGCCAAGCGGGGTACGACGGTGAGTGTCGTCCTGCCCGCGCTCAACGAGGAGGCCACGGTCGGGGCGATCGTGGCGACCATCCGCCGCGAGCTGATGGACACCCTGCCGGTGCCGCTCGTGGACGAGCTGGTGGTCGTCGACTCCGGCTCCACCGACCGTACGGCGGAGGCAGCGGCAGCAGCCGGGGCGCGGGTGGTGCACCGGGACGAGATCCTGCCGCGCATACCGGCCGTGCCGGGCAAGGGCGAGGTGCTGTGGCGTTCGCTCCTGGTGACCGGCGGCGACATCGTCTGCTTCGTCGACGCGGACCTGCGGGAGTTCTCGGCGGACTTCGTCTCGGGGATCGTCGGACCGCTGCTGACCGATCCCGATGTGCAGTTCGTGAAGGCCATGTACGACCGGCCGCTCGGTGAGGCGGCCGGCCAGGGCGGGCGGGTGACCGAGCTGGTGGCCCGGCCGCTGCTGAATCTGCACTGGCCGCAGCTGGCCGGTTTCGTCCAGCCGCTGGGCGGCGAGTACGCGGTGCGGCGCTCGCTGCTCGAACGGCTGCCCTTCCCGGTCGGTTACGGGGTGGAGCTGGGCCTGCTGGTCGACGCGCTCCACACGGTGGGGCTCGACGCGCTGGCCCAGGTCGACGTGGGCTCGCGCAAACACCGCCACCAGGACGGGCTGGCGCTGGGGCGGATGGCGGCGGCGATCTACCGCACGGCGCAGCTGCGGCTGTCGCGGGGGCAGCTGGTGCGCCCGGCACTGACGCAGTTCGAGCGCGGGGCCGAAGGGCTGGGGTTCGTACCGCGGACGTACGCGGTGGACACCGAGGAGCGGCCCCCGATGCGGGACGTCGGGGAGTACACGGACCGCCGGGCGGCCTGA
- the thrC gene encoding threonine synthase — MAVQTVTSTNDSTGTVDLGPAAALSCRECGERFPLGPLFACASCFGPLEVAYDLPSGSPDELKKRIEAGPNNIWRYAPLLPVPADVADHPNLNPGFTKLVKADNLARELGITGGLHIKDDSGNPTHSFKDRVVAIAVEAARAFGFTTLSCSSTGNLAGAVGAAAARAGFRSCVFIPHDLEQGKVVMAAVYGGELVGIEGNYDDVNRFCSELIGDPIGEGWGFVNVNLRPYYGEGSKTLAYEICEQLGWQLPDQIVIPIASGSQLTKIDKGLQELIKLGLVEDKPYRIFGAQAEGCSPVSTAFKAGHDVVRPQKPDTIAKSLAIGNPADGPYVLDIARRTGGAVEDVNDAQIVDAIKLLARTEGIFAETAGGVTVGVTKKLIEAGLLDPSLTTVVLNTGDGLKTLDAVAPTSGPTATIRPTLDAFREAGLATGA; from the coding sequence ATGGCTGTGCAGACCGTCACCAGCACCAACGACTCCACCGGGACCGTCGATCTCGGCCCCGCGGCGGCCCTCTCGTGCCGTGAGTGCGGAGAGCGTTTCCCGCTCGGCCCCCTCTTCGCCTGCGCGTCCTGTTTCGGGCCGCTCGAAGTGGCGTACGACCTGCCGAGCGGCTCCCCCGACGAGCTGAAGAAGCGCATCGAGGCCGGCCCGAACAACATCTGGCGCTACGCGCCGCTGCTGCCCGTCCCCGCCGACGTGGCCGACCACCCCAACCTGAACCCGGGCTTCACCAAGCTCGTCAAGGCCGACAACCTCGCCCGTGAGCTGGGCATCACCGGCGGTCTGCACATCAAGGACGACTCCGGCAACCCGACGCACTCCTTCAAGGACCGTGTCGTCGCCATCGCCGTCGAGGCGGCCCGTGCCTTCGGCTTCACCACGCTCTCCTGCTCCTCCACGGGCAACCTGGCCGGCGCCGTCGGCGCCGCGGCGGCCCGTGCCGGTTTCCGCTCCTGTGTGTTCATCCCGCACGACCTGGAGCAGGGCAAGGTCGTGATGGCCGCGGTCTACGGCGGCGAACTGGTCGGCATCGAGGGCAACTACGACGACGTCAACCGCTTCTGCTCCGAGCTCATCGGCGACCCGATCGGCGAGGGCTGGGGCTTCGTCAACGTGAACCTCCGCCCGTACTACGGCGAGGGCTCCAAGACCCTGGCGTACGAGATCTGCGAGCAGCTCGGCTGGCAGCTGCCGGACCAGATCGTCATCCCGATCGCCTCGGGCTCCCAGCTCACGAAGATCGACAAGGGTCTCCAGGAGCTGATCAAGCTCGGCCTGGTCGAGGACAAGCCGTACCGGATCTTCGGCGCGCAGGCCGAGGGCTGTTCGCCGGTCTCCACCGCGTTCAAGGCCGGGCACGACGTCGTACGGCCGCAGAAGCCGGACACGATCGCCAAGTCGCTGGCCATCGGCAACCCGGCGGACGGCCCGTACGTGCTGGACATCGCCCGCCGCACCGGCGGCGCCGTCGAGGACGTCAACGACGCGCAGATCGTCGACGCGATCAAGCTGCTGGCCCGCACCGAGGGCATCTTCGCGGAGACCGCGGGCGGGGTGACCGTCGGCGTGACGAAGAAGCTCATCGAGGCCGGTCTGCTCGACCCGTCCCTCACCACCGTCGTACTCAACACGGGCGACGGCCTCAAGACCCTGGACGCGGTCGCCCCGACGTCCGGCCCGACCGCGACGATCCGTCCGACCCTGGACGCGTTCCGCGAGGCCGGTCTGGCCACGGGCGCCTGA
- a CDS encoding MoaD/ThiS family protein, which produces MSVKVRIPTILRTYTGGQAEVAADGGTLSEVIADLEKNHTGIAARVLDDQGKLRRFVNVYVNDDDVRFEQGLETATPDGTGISIIPAVAGG; this is translated from the coding sequence ATGAGCGTCAAGGTCCGCATCCCCACCATCCTCCGCACCTACACGGGCGGCCAGGCCGAGGTCGCCGCCGACGGCGGCACCCTCTCCGAGGTCATCGCCGACCTGGAGAAGAACCACACCGGCATCGCGGCCCGCGTCCTGGACGACCAGGGCAAGCTGCGCCGCTTCGTGAACGTGTACGTGAACGACGACGACGTGCGCTTCGAGCAGGGCCTGGAGACGGCGACGCCCGACGGTACGGGCATCTCCATCATCCCGGCCGTCGCCGGCGGCTGA
- a CDS encoding cold-shock protein, which produces MAQGTVKWFNAEKGYGFIAVDGGADVFVHYSAIQMDGYRTLEEGQRVEFEISQGQKGPQADMVKLAV; this is translated from the coding sequence ATGGCTCAGGGCACCGTCAAGTGGTTCAACGCGGAGAAGGGGTACGGCTTCATCGCGGTCGACGGTGGTGCGGATGTTTTCGTCCACTACAGCGCGATTCAGATGGACGGCTACCGCACCCTTGAAGAAGGTCAGCGAGTCGAGTTCGAGATCTCGCAGGGCCAGAAGGGTCCGCAGGCGGACATGGTCAAGCTCGCCGTCTGA
- the groL gene encoding chaperonin GroEL (60 kDa chaperone family; promotes refolding of misfolded polypeptides especially under stressful conditions; forms two stacked rings of heptamers to form a barrel-shaped 14mer; ends can be capped by GroES; misfolded proteins enter the barrel where they are refolded when GroES binds) yields the protein MAKIIAFDEEARRGLERGMNQLADAVKVTLGPKGRNVVLEKKWGAPTITNDGVSIAKEIELEDPYEKIGAELVKEVAKKTDDVAGDGTTTATVLAQALVREGLRNVAAGANPMALKRGIEKAVEAVSAALLEQAKDVETKEQIASTASISAADTQIGELIAEAMDKVGKEGVITVEESQTFGLELELTEGMRFDKGYISAYFATDMERMESSLDDPYILIVNSKIGNVKDLLPLLEKVMQSGKALLIIAEDVEGEALSTLVVNKIRGTFKSVAVKAPGFGDRRKAMLGDIAILTGGTVISEEVGLKLESAGLDLLGRARKVVITKDETTIVDGAGDSDQVQGRVNQIRAEIENSDSDYDREKLQERLAKLAGGVAVIKAGAATEVELKERKHRIEDAVRNAKAAVEEGIVAGGGVALLQASAVFEKLELEGDEATGANAVKLALEAPLKQIAVNGGLEGGVVVEKVRNLTVGHGLNAATGEYVDMIAEGIIDPAKVTRSALQNAASIAALFLTTEAVIADKPEKAAPGGAPGGMPGGDMDF from the coding sequence ATGGCCAAGATCATCGCGTTCGACGAGGAGGCACGGCGCGGTCTCGAGCGCGGGATGAACCAGCTCGCCGACGCCGTCAAGGTCACACTCGGCCCCAAGGGCCGCAACGTCGTCCTCGAGAAGAAGTGGGGCGCCCCCACGATCACCAACGATGGTGTTTCCATCGCCAAGGAGATCGAGCTCGAGGACCCGTACGAGAAGATCGGCGCCGAGCTGGTCAAGGAGGTCGCCAAGAAGACGGACGACGTCGCCGGTGACGGTACGACCACCGCGACCGTCCTCGCGCAGGCGCTGGTTCGTGAGGGCCTCCGCAACGTCGCCGCCGGTGCCAACCCGATGGCCCTGAAGCGTGGCATCGAGAAGGCCGTCGAGGCCGTCTCCGCCGCCCTGCTTGAGCAGGCCAAGGACGTGGAGACCAAGGAGCAGATCGCTTCGACCGCCTCCATCTCCGCCGCTGACACCCAGATCGGCGAGCTCATCGCCGAGGCGATGGACAAGGTCGGCAAGGAAGGCGTCATCACCGTCGAGGAGTCGCAGACCTTCGGGCTCGAGCTTGAGCTCACCGAGGGCATGCGCTTCGACAAGGGCTACATCTCGGCGTACTTCGCCACCGACATGGAGCGTATGGAGTCGTCGCTCGACGACCCGTACATCCTGATCGTCAACTCCAAGATCGGCAACGTGAAGGACCTCCTTCCGCTGCTTGAGAAGGTCATGCAGTCCGGCAAGGCGCTGCTGATCATCGCGGAGGACGTCGAGGGCGAGGCGCTGTCGACGCTGGTCGTCAACAAGATCCGCGGCACCTTCAAGTCCGTCGCCGTCAAGGCCCCGGGCTTCGGCGACCGCCGCAAGGCCATGCTCGGCGACATCGCCATCCTCACCGGTGGCACGGTCATCTCCGAGGAGGTCGGCCTCAAGCTGGAGAGCGCCGGTCTCGACCTGCTCGGCCGCGCCCGCAAGGTCGTCATCACCAAGGACGAGACCACGATCGTCGACGGTGCCGGTGACAGCGACCAGGTCCAGGGCCGCGTCAACCAGATCCGTGCCGAGATCGAGAACTCCGACTCGGACTACGACCGTGAGAAGCTCCAGGAGCGCCTGGCGAAGCTGGCCGGCGGCGTGGCCGTCATCAAGGCCGGTGCCGCGACCGAGGTCGAGCTCAAGGAGCGCAAGCACCGCATCGAGGACGCCGTTCGCAACGCGAAGGCGGCCGTCGAGGAGGGCATCGTCGCCGGTGGTGGCGTGGCCCTGCTCCAGGCCTCCGCGGTGTTCGAGAAGCTTGAGCTCGAAGGTGACGAGGCGACCGGCGCCAACGCCGTGAAGCTCGCGCTTGAGGCCCCGCTGAAGCAGATCGCCGTCAACGGTGGTCTCGAAGGCGGAGTCGTCGTCGAGAAGGTCCGCAACCTGACGGTCGGCCACGGCCTGAACGCCGCGACCGGCGAGTACGTCGACATGATCGCCGAGGGCATCATCGACCCGGCGAAGGTCACGCGCTCCGCGCTGCAGAACGCCGCGTCGATCGCCGCGCTGTTCCTCACCACCGAGGCCGTCATCGCCGACAAGCCGGAGAAGGCCGCCCCCGGCGGCGCCCCGGGCGGCATGCCCGGCGGTGACATGGACTTCTGA
- a CDS encoding MFS transporter, whose translation MTDGTTGGTAPGTGAAAPGATTDGTTGAPSGVRAPGLLSSRNPRLYYAGLVVSQTGTNTQLVALGWFTYQLSHNALVLGVVTAAPIFTMLLFSQVGGLAADRFPPRRVLLCTHSLLALLALLLGLLAHSGSLAVWHLVVSALCVGSINAIGLPTEQVFVSEVAGDALLRRAVTLNNVILNLSLVVGSSLAGPLMGAVGLGGVVLLNGLSYLTMLAALLLIRPARLHVRPPRTGGRPRVRGAWGYVRHSPGLTLLLLVIGTVGLFGTSLPSLLLLLTSSELTGQAGAYGILLAVISVGSLIGAVLTWRTKIVLGTVLVGSLLLGILELATAAMPSLLTLALVLLPVGAVSLVLRAGLLSLAQLQTLPEFRGRVMAIFQLVYRAGWFLGTLAASWAAQTWGPRPAIAWGGAAVTVVVAVIVLVMTVFRAMSVSLVARRVPRVSIALAPEPEGRHRRPPRHLAADS comes from the coding sequence ATGACGGACGGGACAACGGGCGGGACGGCGCCCGGGACGGGCGCTGCGGCACCGGGCGCGACAACGGACGGGACGACGGGCGCACCGTCCGGTGTACGCGCGCCGGGGCTCCTCTCGTCCCGCAATCCACGGCTCTACTACGCCGGGTTGGTCGTCTCCCAGACCGGCACCAACACACAGCTCGTGGCACTGGGCTGGTTCACCTACCAACTCAGCCACAACGCCCTCGTCCTCGGCGTGGTCACCGCGGCGCCGATCTTCACGATGCTGCTGTTCAGCCAGGTGGGCGGTCTGGCCGCCGACCGCTTCCCGCCGCGCCGGGTGCTGCTGTGCACCCACTCCCTGCTCGCGCTGCTGGCCCTGCTGCTCGGCCTGCTGGCGCACAGCGGCTCGCTCGCGGTGTGGCACCTCGTGGTCAGCGCGCTCTGCGTCGGCAGTATCAACGCGATCGGGCTGCCGACGGAGCAGGTCTTCGTCTCGGAGGTCGCCGGCGATGCCCTGCTGAGGCGGGCGGTCACGCTCAACAACGTCATCCTCAACCTGTCGCTGGTCGTCGGCTCCTCCCTGGCGGGCCCCCTCATGGGGGCGGTGGGCCTGGGCGGGGTGGTCCTGCTGAACGGGCTCTCCTACCTGACGATGCTCGCGGCCCTCCTCCTCATCCGCCCGGCCCGACTCCACGTCCGTCCCCCGCGGACGGGCGGGCGCCCCCGGGTGCGCGGCGCCTGGGGGTACGTGCGGCACAGCCCCGGCCTCACCCTGCTGCTGCTCGTCATCGGCACCGTCGGCCTCTTCGGCACGAGTCTTCCCTCGCTGCTGCTCCTGCTGACCTCCAGCGAACTCACGGGGCAGGCCGGGGCGTACGGCATCCTGCTCGCTGTCATCTCCGTCGGCTCCCTCATCGGGGCCGTGCTGACCTGGCGGACCAAGATCGTGCTGGGCACGGTGCTGGTGGGCAGCCTCCTGCTCGGGATCCTCGAACTCGCCACCGCGGCCATGCCGTCCCTGCTGACCCTGGCTCTGGTGCTGCTGCCGGTCGGAGCGGTCTCCCTCGTCCTGCGGGCGGGCCTGCTGAGCCTGGCGCAGCTCCAGACACTGCCGGAGTTCCGCGGCCGGGTGATGGCGATCTTCCAACTCGTCTACCGTGCGGGCTGGTTCCTCGGCACGCTGGCCGCGAGCTGGGCGGCGCAGACGTGGGGCCCCCGTCCGGCGATCGCGTGGGGCGGAGCGGCGGTGACGGTGGTCGTCGCGGTGATCGTCCTGGTGATGACGGTGTTCCGCGCGATGTCGGTGTCGCTGGTCGCCCGGCGCGTGCCGCGCGTCAGCATCGCCCTGGCACCTGAGCCGGAGGGCCGCCACCGGCGTCCTCCGCGCCACCTGGCCGCGGATTCCTGA